A section of the Pseudomonas prosekii genome encodes:
- a CDS encoding phage tail protein — MSAAEKKAPRTQPRKRRSIAGSKGGEAKQKQPSIASNGVPSIATARIVYLWSWGPIVGPVNGLRSIKLDGTPVQAEDGTLNFPGVKWQFRSGELNQTRLEGITEASNEISVNQELLSTTPWLHTINNSLIDAVRIRLAWPRLQSQDAKGNINGVRIEYSVEISTDSGPYLPVLNSFVDRKNITKYERSHRLELPAGSRWTIRLRRLTPEANSSVVEDGMLIEAIAEVVDSDQEYPLTAVGCLEYDAQQFGGDIAKVAALMRGRIIRVPANYDAATRTYRTSGTGTSNGIWDGSFQEAYTNNPAWIFYDLVLHPYYGLGERIDATMVDRWSLYRIGQYCDQMVPDGKGGQHPRFTCSIYFQKQADAYAVLQDLATNFHGMAYWDGSQIVVNADMPGDPVYTYSPSQILNNGEIKYEGTRARDRHTLAMVAWDNPDQGFETDKEPVFDEDAMAELGMVRELAVDAFGCTSLGQAQRAGQWALMTEQLQTRGAVMRVGLDGQIPKPGQVIAIADPALAVRANGGRISAVAGRVITLDRDTVVPAGARLFVNLPSGKSEARVVKSAAGRALTVMADYSEVPEAECGWALDYDDLKLMQFYVRNVTRPEWHQYQFEMIQHEPSKFNAIDFGAVVDVRPITGIPIGTQAAPARVLLSQHVVVEQGIAVTSMTIAWDAAPGAVGYDVEWRWGAREWTKVPRTGELMAEVRGIYSGQYLARVRAISALNVASIPTNSVLTDLLGKTGAPPAVSFLTASTLLFGIGLKWGFPAGAEDTQRTEIWYSPTTSLEQATKLSDLAYPQKDYTLQGLAAGVTFFFWARLVDRIGNIGPWYPAGLGVMGQSSSDAADILEMIAGQISESELGQHLLDRIDLIDGSGPGSVNERLQELQDEIGDLVDALVYVPTDAYVRDNTVRVGDNLWTAIVNVPAAADGSNAPPNPTYWVNSGQSIRTANGIAAQVTKNTTDISTVDGKTTATASQLQAVQASLRNDDGSGDLLDALNGWQATASYAQEVRVRTEQDFAQTQRTTLLDSRVGTSESKISIVETTMVTNQVAMAQQVETLKASVGNNQAAIQAESTARSDAVGSLATRVDTAQAKADGASAAVQETSSALATTNGKLSAIWSVKMELTANGQPYAAGFGLGLEGGASGTTSSFVVRADTFAVMNTSTQNPEAFFAITGGQTFMRSSFIEDGTITNAKIGSYISSTNYIAGQQGWILNKDGTLEINGVVPGQGRLVINSLNVSVYDANNVLRVRLGYLG, encoded by the coding sequence ATGAGCGCAGCAGAAAAAAAGGCGCCTCGGACCCAGCCTAGAAAGCGCCGATCCATTGCAGGCAGCAAGGGTGGCGAAGCAAAGCAAAAGCAGCCGAGTATCGCCTCGAACGGCGTGCCTTCTATTGCCACCGCGCGGATTGTGTACCTCTGGAGCTGGGGGCCGATTGTTGGCCCAGTGAATGGTCTTCGTTCCATCAAGCTCGACGGTACGCCGGTACAGGCTGAGGACGGAACGCTCAACTTCCCTGGCGTGAAATGGCAGTTCCGTTCCGGCGAGCTGAACCAGACTCGCCTCGAAGGCATAACGGAAGCGAGCAACGAAATCTCCGTCAACCAGGAGTTGCTCAGCACCACACCCTGGTTGCACACGATCAACAACTCTTTGATCGATGCTGTCCGCATTCGGCTGGCGTGGCCTCGGCTGCAAAGTCAGGATGCGAAGGGCAACATCAACGGCGTCAGGATCGAATATTCGGTAGAGATTTCGACCGACAGCGGCCCGTATTTGCCGGTCCTGAACTCTTTCGTTGATCGGAAAAACATCACGAAATACGAGCGCTCACATCGGCTTGAGTTACCCGCCGGCAGCCGCTGGACAATCCGCTTGCGCCGCCTCACGCCAGAGGCGAACAGCTCTGTCGTAGAAGATGGAATGCTGATCGAGGCCATCGCCGAAGTGGTCGACAGCGATCAGGAATATCCGCTCACGGCGGTCGGCTGCCTTGAGTATGACGCTCAGCAATTCGGCGGCGATATCGCCAAAGTCGCGGCACTGATGCGCGGGCGCATTATTCGCGTGCCGGCCAACTATGACGCGGCGACCAGGACCTACCGCACCAGCGGCACCGGCACAAGTAACGGCATCTGGGACGGCAGTTTTCAAGAGGCTTACACGAACAACCCTGCCTGGATCTTTTACGACCTGGTGCTGCATCCGTATTACGGCCTCGGGGAGCGTATCGACGCGACCATGGTTGATCGGTGGTCGCTGTATCGGATTGGTCAGTATTGCGACCAGATGGTGCCCGACGGTAAGGGCGGCCAGCATCCACGCTTCACCTGCAGCATCTATTTCCAGAAGCAGGCAGATGCCTACGCTGTTCTGCAGGACCTCGCGACAAACTTCCACGGAATGGCCTACTGGGACGGCAGCCAGATCGTCGTCAATGCCGACATGCCCGGCGACCCGGTCTACACCTACAGCCCGTCGCAGATTCTCAACAACGGCGAAATAAAATATGAGGGCACCCGAGCGCGGGACCGCCACACCTTGGCCATGGTGGCCTGGGACAACCCAGATCAGGGGTTTGAAACCGACAAGGAGCCCGTGTTCGATGAGGACGCAATGGCAGAACTGGGCATGGTGCGCGAGCTCGCCGTTGATGCCTTCGGCTGTACATCACTAGGTCAAGCCCAGCGCGCCGGCCAGTGGGCTCTTATGACGGAGCAGTTGCAGACTCGCGGCGCAGTCATGCGCGTGGGGCTGGATGGGCAAATTCCCAAGCCAGGGCAAGTGATTGCGATCGCCGATCCGGCGCTGGCCGTGCGTGCCAACGGCGGGCGCATTTCTGCGGTGGCCGGTCGAGTTATTACGCTGGACCGCGACACCGTTGTTCCGGCGGGCGCTCGACTCTTCGTCAACTTGCCCAGCGGTAAATCAGAGGCGCGCGTGGTGAAGTCGGCGGCGGGGCGAGCGCTGACGGTCATGGCCGATTACAGCGAAGTGCCCGAGGCCGAATGCGGCTGGGCGCTGGACTACGACGACCTGAAGTTGATGCAGTTCTACGTTCGCAACGTAACGCGCCCAGAGTGGCACCAATACCAGTTCGAGATGATTCAGCACGAGCCGAGCAAGTTCAATGCGATCGATTTCGGCGCCGTGGTGGATGTCCGCCCGATTACGGGCATCCCGATCGGCACCCAGGCAGCGCCGGCCCGAGTTCTGCTCAGCCAGCACGTGGTCGTCGAGCAAGGCATTGCAGTCACCAGCATGACGATCGCCTGGGATGCGGCGCCCGGCGCAGTAGGTTACGACGTCGAATGGCGTTGGGGCGCCCGTGAGTGGACCAAGGTGCCGCGAACCGGGGAATTGATGGCTGAGGTACGCGGGATTTACTCCGGTCAGTACCTGGCGCGAGTGCGAGCCATCAGCGCACTGAATGTTGCATCCATTCCGACCAATTCGGTCCTGACTGATTTGCTCGGCAAAACGGGCGCGCCGCCAGCGGTCTCGTTCCTCACAGCATCAACACTGTTGTTCGGCATTGGCTTGAAGTGGGGTTTCCCCGCCGGCGCCGAGGATACGCAGCGCACCGAGATCTGGTACAGCCCGACGACCAGCCTTGAGCAAGCAACAAAGCTTTCTGATCTGGCTTACCCACAAAAGGACTACACCTTGCAGGGGTTGGCCGCTGGCGTGACGTTCTTCTTCTGGGCGCGACTGGTGGATCGGATCGGCAACATCGGTCCGTGGTACCCGGCAGGTCTGGGCGTCATGGGTCAGTCCAGCTCGGACGCGGCTGACATTCTCGAAATGATTGCCGGACAGATTTCAGAGTCGGAGCTAGGCCAGCATCTTCTGGACCGAATCGACCTGATTGATGGAAGCGGGCCCGGCTCGGTCAATGAGCGCTTGCAAGAACTGCAAGATGAGATCGGCGACCTGGTGGATGCTCTCGTTTATGTGCCGACTGATGCCTACGTGCGAGACAACACCGTTCGGGTTGGTGACAACCTTTGGACCGCTATCGTTAATGTCCCGGCCGCCGCTGATGGATCGAACGCCCCGCCAAATCCGACTTACTGGGTTAACAGCGGTCAATCAATACGCACTGCGAACGGTATCGCGGCACAGGTGACCAAGAACACGACCGACATCTCAACGGTCGACGGCAAGACAACTGCCACTGCAAGCCAGCTCCAGGCGGTGCAGGCGTCTTTGCGTAACGATGATGGGAGCGGTGATTTACTGGATGCACTGAACGGCTGGCAGGCCACCGCTAGCTATGCGCAAGAAGTCCGCGTGCGTACTGAGCAGGACTTCGCCCAAACGCAGCGCACCACGCTTCTAGATTCGCGTGTAGGCACGAGCGAATCGAAGATCAGCATTGTTGAAACGACGATGGTGACCAATCAGGTCGCCATGGCTCAGCAGGTCGAGACTCTAAAAGCGTCGGTGGGAAACAACCAGGCGGCTATCCAGGCGGAGTCCACAGCCCGATCTGATGCAGTGGGATCGCTTGCCACAAGGGTTGATACTGCGCAAGCCAAAGCCGACGGGGCAAGCGCTGCCGTTCAGGAGACAAGCAGCGCTCTTGCTACAACTAACGGAAAGCTGTCTGCCATTTGGTCAGTGAAAATGGAGCTCACGGCAAACGGTCAACCGTACGCCGCGGGGTTCGGCTTGGGCTTAGAAGGCGGCGCCTCAGGCACGACATCGAGCTTTGTTGTACGGGCCGATACCTTCGCAGTGATGAACACCAGTACTCAGAATCCGGAGGCGTTCTTCGCGATAACTGGTGGGCAGACATTTATGCGATCGTCCTTCATTGAAGACGGCACGATCACCAATGCCAAGATCGGCAGCTACATCAGCTCTACAAACTACATCGCCGGCCAGCAGGGTTGGATCCTGAACAAGGATGGCACGCTGGAAATCAACGGTGTTGTGCCCGGACAGGGCCGCCTGGTCATCAACTCGCTGAACGTCTCCGTCTATGACGCGAACAACGTGCTGCGTGTCCGTCTCGGCTACTTGGGGTAA
- a CDS encoding tail assembly protein, with amino-acid sequence MKRTIKLGGVLGKRFGRQYELDVQGVRDAMSALCNMKPGFEQFLRQADERGLVFAVFVDDRNIAEAELDLKDSSAGAIRIMPIIQGSKQAGMFQTLLGVALIVAGMFSGGSTTGLGVALLAGGVAVGLGGVVQMLSPTTKANTNDKNEDGNNPSYGFGGAVTTIAQGNPYPLLYGEREIGGAVESGGIYTQDNI; translated from the coding sequence ATGAAGCGCACCATCAAACTCGGCGGTGTTCTGGGTAAACGGTTCGGCCGGCAGTACGAGCTCGACGTTCAAGGTGTGCGCGATGCGATGAGCGCGCTCTGCAACATGAAGCCGGGCTTCGAGCAGTTCCTGCGCCAGGCTGACGAGCGCGGTCTGGTCTTTGCCGTGTTCGTCGATGACCGAAATATCGCGGAGGCCGAGCTCGATCTGAAGGACTCCAGCGCTGGCGCTATCCGGATCATGCCGATCATTCAGGGAAGCAAGCAGGCGGGCATGTTCCAGACCTTGCTCGGCGTGGCTCTGATCGTGGCGGGGATGTTTAGTGGTGGTTCGACAACAGGTCTCGGCGTTGCACTGCTCGCCGGCGGCGTGGCTGTCGGCTTGGGTGGTGTGGTGCAGATGCTGTCGCCGACCACGAAAGCGAACACCAACGACAAGAATGAAGACGGCAACAACCCCAGCTACGGCTTCGGCGGCGCGGTCACGACCATCGCCCAGGGCAACCCCTACCCGCTGCTTTACGGCGAGCGGGAGATCGGCGGGGCGGTGGAGTCTGGAGGGATCTACACCCAGGACAACATTTAA
- a CDS encoding C40 family peptidase, with product MRINKQLQDAIRAHAAQAYPAEACGLLISTAAGREYVPCANLAKTDRENFQISERDQAAAEDRGEVLAIIHSHPDKAPAPSMADRVSCELHELPWGIVGWPGGEFEWFKPSGFRAPLLGRDFSHGLLDCWAACRDWYAREAGLQLPNFERHDLWWEDAAGPSLYEDNFKATSFYQVDTAQRGDMLVLQIPTPGRDCFHPNHAVIYLGDEPALVSEPAATLGGAGPFIYHHMPGRLACREVYGWSMANRVRLILRHKDYRP from the coding sequence ATGCGCATCAACAAACAGTTGCAGGACGCAATTCGCGCCCACGCGGCGCAGGCGTACCCGGCAGAAGCGTGCGGTCTGCTGATCAGCACCGCCGCCGGCCGCGAATATGTCCCGTGCGCCAATTTGGCAAAGACCGATCGCGAAAACTTCCAGATCAGTGAGCGTGACCAGGCTGCCGCCGAGGACCGCGGCGAAGTGCTGGCGATCATCCACAGTCACCCCGACAAAGCGCCGGCGCCGAGCATGGCCGACCGGGTCAGCTGCGAGTTGCACGAACTGCCCTGGGGAATTGTCGGCTGGCCGGGCGGTGAGTTCGAGTGGTTCAAGCCCTCAGGCTTCCGGGCGCCGCTGCTGGGCCGTGACTTCTCCCACGGCTTGCTGGACTGCTGGGCTGCGTGCCGCGATTGGTACGCGCGCGAGGCCGGGCTGCAACTGCCGAACTTCGAGCGCCATGATCTGTGGTGGGAAGACGCCGCCGGCCCAAGCCTCTACGAGGACAACTTCAAGGCGACCAGTTTCTACCAAGTGGACACGGCGCAGCGTGGCGACATGCTGGTGCTGCAGATCCCGACACCAGGTCGTGACTGCTTCCATCCCAACCACGCGGTGATTTACCTGGGCGATGAGCCCGCGTTGGTCAGCGAGCCCGCCGCGACACTGGGCGGCGCCGGCCCGTTCATCTACCACCACATGCCTGGCCGCCTCGCGTGCCGTGAAGTTTACGGCTGGTCGATGGCGAACCGGGTGCGACTGATTCTTCGACACAAGGATTATCGGCCATGA
- a CDS encoding phage minor tail protein L has protein sequence MNYTADIQKLEPGNQIRLFELDATRLGANLWRFHGHAEEGDIIWQGQVYSPLQITAKGFDIRGDGRPATPTMQVANELGGVPGAITALCLQFRDLAGAKVRVIETFRHFLDAANFPEGNPNASDQSKVNLWYIEQKTEESRAAVVFALSSPTDMEGQQLPSQQITKLCRWACRGGYRGEACAYTGTAMFDKKNQPTDNPALDRCGGWWSSCKLRGNTRRFGGSMGASLITSSR, from the coding sequence ATGAATTACACAGCTGACATTCAGAAGCTCGAGCCGGGCAACCAGATCCGGCTGTTCGAGCTCGACGCTACGCGCTTGGGCGCGAATCTCTGGCGATTCCATGGCCACGCAGAAGAGGGCGACATCATCTGGCAGGGGCAGGTCTATTCACCGCTTCAGATCACTGCGAAGGGTTTCGACATTCGGGGCGATGGGCGCCCGGCAACGCCGACAATGCAGGTCGCCAACGAGTTGGGCGGCGTGCCGGGCGCCATCACGGCGCTGTGCTTGCAGTTCCGTGACCTGGCCGGCGCCAAGGTTCGTGTCATCGAAACGTTCCGGCATTTCCTGGATGCAGCGAACTTCCCGGAGGGCAATCCCAATGCCAGCGACCAGAGCAAGGTCAACCTCTGGTACATCGAGCAGAAGACCGAAGAGAGTCGCGCCGCCGTAGTGTTTGCGCTTTCCAGCCCAACGGACATGGAAGGCCAGCAACTCCCATCACAGCAAATCACCAAGCTCTGCCGGTGGGCGTGCCGTGGCGGCTATCGCGGGGAAGCCTGCGCGTACACCGGCACGGCGATGTTCGACAAGAAGAACCAACCCACCGACAACCCTGCGCTCGATCGCTGCGGCGGCTGGTGGAGCAGCTGCAAGCTGCGCGGCAACACCCGTCGGTTCGGCGGCTCAATGGGCGCCAGCCTGATCACCAGTTCGAGGTAA
- a CDS encoding phage tail protein — protein sequence MVETFSYCAQLGTDGDVTQNVWENDFGDGYTQAGGIGINTKRQTWNMTHTGALAPGSELKGVWDFLDRHEGYKSFLWTPPGGQQGRYRCTGYKPRPLGGDMYTLTFIFKQVYNP from the coding sequence ATGGTGGAAACATTCAGCTACTGCGCCCAGCTCGGCACTGACGGCGACGTTACTCAAAACGTTTGGGAAAACGATTTCGGGGATGGATACACCCAAGCCGGCGGCATCGGGATCAACACCAAGCGGCAGACATGGAACATGACTCACACCGGCGCGCTGGCGCCGGGTTCTGAGTTGAAAGGTGTCTGGGATTTTCTCGATCGGCACGAGGGGTACAAGTCGTTCCTCTGGACGCCGCCCGGTGGGCAGCAAGGCCGGTACCGGTGTACCGGATATAAGCCGCGGCCCCTCGGCGGTGACATGTACACGCTGACCTTCATTTTCAAACAGGTCTACAACCCCTGA
- a CDS encoding phage tail tape measure C-terminal domain-containing protein → MAGSLGTLTLDLIAKIGGFTGPLEKAERAASKAAGGIGAAADAAAGGLGSLSGAASAVAAAISGISIGAIFTTFINNTIDAENEQVQLAAVLKSTGMAAGYTRDQLNSMADSFADATSFSGGDISQAQTALLAFTGIVGQEFPRALQAAADMASRTGTTVKQAAELIGRSLDVPSAGLASLSKQGFRFSDEQKKLVDSLESVGDVAAAQGIVLQALESTYGGAATAARDTLGGALQSLGNTINDLLTDSGGLNAAKLAVQALTETLDSPRAKDALILTAKAAAALAGVLVARLASAALGVAAAFVATQIGAFKVQLALAAMSGISTTAATGLLAVSAASRVAAASMAFLGGPVGILITAAAALTYFITSSDSAKESAGALAEQVDWLNKSFEGFTKNQSKAALTDLTKEYRLQAYAIDAAKNQVKQYQMNLEAFPKNDKVKEWSAGLIEQSAVLDTARQKFEALGTQISLLNSRLAAPDAALGSKVYEEMSKKIQERLLLAGKTTDAEKLEARVKAGLVEGLKAGEGELLVAAQKRADVAEAAADATKKADEAAKSAAKSAAEALERRGADAEESYQRQIALIDQTTGKQNKASEVAKLSFELESGKLKGISAERRKGLMDQAAELDGRIKLKKQNEEDLKLAVLASNLKDSNTTVRQGFEMELAGAGSGEKLRARLKEDLAIQQDYEKQRAEMYKEYKQAELLGDPSAKANYDAETALLEEALAERIIIQQDHYRQQDEAQSNWMTGVSDAWQNYVDAAQNYTAQAAEATTSVLDSAQSGLSNFISDVASGAATAGDALGDLVANFAKSTLQALSDMAAQWLIYQAVQLLVGKTTQASAVPTLVANAQATAFQASLAAFASTAAIPIVGPAAAPAAAAAAAAATAPMVAGVASAALAGMAHDGIDAVPETGTWLLQKGERVTTAGTSAKLDATLDQLRASSANSGGAGGITVNAPVTVQAQPGTSDADARRQGEMAGEGLTATIRRVLQGEMGQGGLLWRRV, encoded by the coding sequence ATGGCGGGTTCACTTGGCACTCTGACGCTTGACCTGATTGCCAAGATAGGCGGATTCACAGGCCCGCTTGAAAAAGCGGAACGCGCTGCTTCAAAGGCCGCAGGAGGAATAGGGGCCGCTGCAGATGCCGCCGCCGGCGGATTGGGATCGTTAAGCGGAGCCGCGTCAGCCGTAGCTGCCGCCATCTCAGGAATTTCAATCGGCGCAATCTTCACGACCTTTATCAACAATACAATTGACGCCGAGAATGAGCAGGTTCAATTGGCCGCAGTGCTCAAGTCTACTGGGATGGCTGCGGGTTACACGCGCGATCAACTCAACAGCATGGCGGATTCTTTTGCTGATGCTACGAGCTTTTCCGGCGGTGACATTTCTCAGGCGCAAACTGCATTGCTTGCCTTCACGGGTATCGTTGGCCAGGAGTTTCCTCGTGCATTGCAGGCTGCCGCAGATATGGCGTCACGCACGGGAACCACAGTTAAACAGGCGGCTGAACTTATTGGACGTTCGCTTGATGTTCCGAGCGCCGGACTTGCGTCCTTGAGTAAGCAAGGGTTTAGATTTTCTGACGAACAGAAAAAGCTGGTCGATTCTTTAGAGTCCGTGGGAGACGTTGCCGCGGCACAGGGCATCGTTCTTCAAGCTTTGGAAAGTACATATGGAGGGGCGGCCACTGCAGCTCGGGACACTCTGGGCGGTGCGCTTCAAAGCTTAGGGAATACGATAAATGATTTACTTACCGATAGCGGCGGATTGAACGCGGCCAAGTTGGCCGTTCAAGCTCTAACAGAAACTCTAGATTCACCTAGAGCAAAAGATGCTCTGATTTTGACGGCGAAAGCTGCAGCTGCTCTCGCCGGTGTTTTGGTAGCTAGGCTTGCAAGTGCTGCCCTCGGAGTGGCCGCAGCCTTTGTTGCAACGCAGATTGGCGCTTTCAAAGTCCAGCTGGCTCTTGCCGCGATGTCTGGGATCTCCACTACTGCTGCTACTGGCCTGCTGGCAGTCTCGGCAGCCTCTCGCGTAGCCGCTGCATCTATGGCCTTTCTCGGCGGGCCTGTAGGGATTTTAATCACCGCCGCTGCAGCTCTGACCTACTTCATCACAAGCAGCGATAGCGCAAAGGAAAGCGCGGGAGCACTCGCGGAACAAGTCGACTGGCTGAACAAGTCGTTTGAGGGGTTTACAAAAAACCAGTCCAAGGCAGCTCTGACCGATTTAACCAAAGAGTACCGACTCCAGGCGTACGCGATAGATGCCGCAAAAAACCAGGTCAAACAGTATCAAATGAACCTGGAGGCCTTTCCTAAAAATGACAAGGTAAAGGAATGGAGTGCTGGCCTCATCGAACAATCCGCTGTACTCGACACGGCGCGGCAAAAATTCGAGGCCCTCGGCACTCAGATATCTCTGCTCAATAGCCGACTGGCTGCACCTGATGCAGCTCTGGGTTCTAAAGTTTATGAGGAGATGTCGAAGAAGATTCAGGAGCGCCTTCTTTTAGCTGGCAAGACAACGGATGCTGAAAAACTTGAAGCACGAGTCAAGGCCGGTCTGGTCGAGGGGCTTAAGGCTGGCGAAGGTGAATTGCTCGTTGCTGCCCAGAAGCGTGCCGATGTGGCAGAAGCTGCTGCGGATGCCACAAAAAAAGCGGATGAGGCGGCAAAATCAGCAGCGAAATCTGCTGCCGAGGCTTTGGAGAGGCGAGGCGCTGACGCGGAGGAAAGCTATCAGCGCCAGATCGCGCTCATCGATCAAACTACCGGCAAGCAGAACAAGGCCAGCGAGGTTGCAAAACTGTCGTTTGAGCTTGAATCCGGAAAGTTGAAGGGCATTAGCGCCGAGCGTCGTAAGGGGTTGATGGATCAGGCAGCGGAGCTCGACGGGAGAATCAAACTCAAGAAGCAAAACGAGGAAGACCTGAAGCTGGCCGTGCTAGCGTCCAACCTGAAGGACAGCAACACCACTGTTCGACAAGGCTTTGAGATGGAACTGGCTGGCGCTGGATCCGGCGAGAAACTCAGGGCTCGCCTTAAGGAAGACCTGGCAATACAACAGGATTACGAAAAGCAGCGAGCTGAGATGTACAAGGAGTACAAGCAGGCCGAGTTGTTGGGCGACCCAAGCGCGAAGGCCAACTACGATGCGGAAACTGCGCTGCTCGAGGAGGCATTGGCCGAACGCATCATCATCCAACAGGACCACTATAGGCAGCAGGACGAAGCCCAATCTAACTGGATGACGGGTGTTAGTGATGCGTGGCAGAACTATGTAGATGCGGCCCAGAATTACACCGCCCAAGCGGCTGAGGCGACCACTTCAGTGCTGGATAGCGCCCAGAGCGGGCTCAGTAATTTTATCTCTGATGTTGCGAGTGGGGCCGCGACTGCCGGCGACGCTCTGGGCGATCTAGTCGCAAACTTCGCCAAGTCAACATTGCAGGCGCTTTCGGACATGGCCGCGCAATGGCTGATCTACCAAGCAGTGCAGTTGCTGGTAGGTAAGACAACACAGGCGAGCGCAGTTCCTACGTTGGTGGCTAACGCGCAGGCAACTGCCTTTCAGGCGAGTCTTGCTGCGTTCGCCTCGACTGCTGCGATTCCTATCGTGGGGCCAGCGGCGGCACCTGCCGCCGCTGCGGCAGCGGCCGCGGCGACTGCTCCTATGGTGGCTGGCGTTGCGAGTGCAGCGCTGGCCGGCATGGCGCACGACGGTATCGACGCCGTCCCTGAGACCGGCACCTGGTTATTGCAAAAAGGCGAGCGCGTTACCACGGCAGGCACCAGCGCAAAACTCGACGCGACCCTTGATCAACTCCGCGCATCGAGCGCTAATTCTGGCGGCGCAGGAGGAATTACTGTCAACGCACCTGTCACTGTGCAGGCTCAACCCGGCACAAGTGATGCAGACGCGCGCCGGCAGGGCGAAATGGCCGGTGAGGGTTTGACGGCCACTATCCGCCGCGTTCTTCAGGGCGAGATGGGGCAGGGCGGTTTGCTTTGGAGGCGAGTTTGA
- a CDS encoding phage tail assembly chaperone family protein, TAC: MELNIANLKKSKAFTARPVEKQIEWNGAKFTCFVRPLSYQTAVGDIAAHRGADPLASRIASSICDAEGRAVFTVADITGEAASAEEGAAAKGALDPDLTNLLLIAIGEVQNPGKKTR, from the coding sequence ATGGAACTGAATATTGCAAACCTGAAAAAGTCCAAGGCCTTCACGGCCAGGCCGGTGGAGAAACAAATCGAATGGAACGGTGCGAAATTCACCTGTTTCGTGCGGCCACTTTCCTACCAGACTGCAGTGGGTGACATTGCTGCTCACCGTGGAGCCGACCCACTCGCGTCTCGCATTGCTTCGAGCATTTGCGATGCAGAGGGGCGGGCGGTTTTCACTGTTGCGGATATCACTGGCGAAGCCGCGTCCGCCGAAGAAGGTGCCGCCGCCAAAGGTGCACTTGATCCGGATCTGACCAACCTTCTATTGATCGCGATCGGCGAGGTTCAAAACCCGGGAAAGAAAACGCGCTAG
- a CDS encoding DUF3168 domain-containing protein, which produces MQTAPIFAVCVADSGVTALLGTSPTRLYPFADAPEGVAKPYAVWQVIMGSPENYLSGRPDLDGYTLQVDVYASTGSAARAVASAISHAIELSANVTRWGGETRDAETKLYRSSFDIDWLVPR; this is translated from the coding sequence ATGCAGACAGCACCGATTTTCGCTGTTTGCGTTGCGGACTCTGGAGTGACCGCTCTCCTTGGAACCAGCCCGACGCGCTTGTATCCCTTTGCCGATGCTCCAGAAGGGGTCGCCAAGCCATACGCGGTATGGCAAGTGATCATGGGGTCTCCCGAAAACTACCTATCGGGCCGGCCCGATCTGGACGGCTACACGCTGCAAGTCGACGTTTACGCGAGCACGGGCTCAGCCGCCCGCGCCGTGGCGTCGGCGATAAGTCATGCGATTGAGCTTTCCGCCAACGTAACGCGTTGGGGCGGTGAGACCCGTGACGCAGAAACAAAACTCTACCGGTCCAGCTTCGACATCGACTGGCTTGTACCCAGATAA
- a CDS encoding HK97-gp10 family putative phage morphogenesis protein: MADNVSFKMDGLNSLLGKLKAVNYDVKQKGGRSALRKAAAVIRDKVKEGAVRVNDAATSEEIEKNVTIRWSSKRFKTTGDLGFRVGIMGGAKEYNNMHTRKGGRRGTYAVGGSSENPGGDTFYWRFVEFGTSRVAARPFMRPALAESIEQATAVFVTEYEKAVMRAINAAGSR; encoded by the coding sequence ATGGCTGACAATGTTTCCTTCAAGATGGACGGACTTAACTCGCTGCTCGGAAAATTGAAGGCGGTGAACTACGACGTGAAGCAGAAAGGGGGTCGGTCTGCTTTGAGGAAGGCGGCCGCGGTCATCAGAGATAAAGTTAAAGAAGGCGCCGTGAGAGTTAACGACGCAGCGACTTCAGAGGAAATTGAAAAAAACGTCACCATTCGCTGGAGCAGCAAGCGCTTTAAGACAACCGGTGACCTTGGTTTTCGTGTCGGCATCATGGGCGGAGCGAAAGAATACAACAACATGCACACCCGCAAGGGTGGTCGCCGGGGTACTTATGCCGTTGGCGGCAGCTCTGAAAATCCAGGCGGCGACACATTCTATTGGCGGTTCGTGGAATTTGGAACGTCGCGCGTTGCAGCGAGACCCTTTATGCGCCCAGCGTTGGCGGAAAGTATTGAGCAGGCCACAGCAGTGTTCGTCACCGAATACGAAAAAGCCGTTATGCGCGCGATCAATGCAGCAGGGAGCAGGTGA
- a CDS encoding phage head closure protein, whose product MQAGRLRQRITFQSPGLTQDPVTGEEIEGWTTVWDKVPASVEPLSARDLIAAQAGQSEASGRMVIRYRIGVLPTMRILHRGDVYNIQGPPMPDPVSGLEYLTILVSKGLNDG is encoded by the coding sequence ATGCAAGCCGGCCGATTGCGACAACGCATCACCTTCCAATCGCCTGGCCTGACCCAAGATCCAGTCACCGGCGAAGAGATCGAGGGATGGACGACGGTGTGGGATAAGGTTCCTGCTTCGGTCGAACCACTCAGCGCTCGCGATCTGATCGCGGCACAGGCCGGCCAATCCGAGGCTTCAGGCAGGATGGTTATTCGCTACCGAATCGGCGTGCTGCCGACGATGCGCATCCTGCACCGAGGCGACGTCTACAACATCCAAGGCCCGCCGATGCCCGATCCTGTGTCAGGCCTGGAATACCTCACCATTCTGGTGTCGAAGGGGTTGAATGATGGCTGA